DNA from Metabacillus flavus:
ATTATGAAAAGCAGCAGCGGTATAAGAAACGGATTGAAGGCCAGATGGAGAACTTAAAGAGCTGGTCCGAGAAAGCTCACAGGGATTCCACCAAGAGCAAGACGAATGAGAAGCTTCCTATGGGCTATAAAGAAACTCAAAGAGTGAAAGCAAAGAAAATGGACATCCAAATTCGTTCTAAAATGAAACGGCTGAATGCCGAAATGGAAAAAAATAAAGTGGAAAAGCCTAAAGAAGATACGAGCGTTTATTTTGACTTTAACGCCTCTCAAAAAAGGGGAAAACGGATTCTTGAAGCCACCAATGCGGCCAAAGCATTTGGCTCGAGAACGTTGTTTCACCAAAGTCACTTTTATATGAAACATGGAGAAAAAGCAGCACTGCTTGGACCGAATGGAAGCGGGAAAACGACTTTTTTAAACATTTTATTAGGAAAAGAGGAGCTCTCCGAAGGCGAAATATGGTTCAGCCATTCTCTTAAAATCGGCTATCTGAGCCAGGAGGTAGAGGACTTAAATGTAAATTTGACTCCAATCCAAGCGCTCGGTTTAACTGATCGGGATACAAAAAGCAGAGCGATGGACATTAGTGCCCATCTGGGATTATCAGAAATGATGGACCGCAAAATTGAAGAGCTTAGCCTTGGACAAAGAACAAGGGTGAAATTAATCGGGCTGCTTTTGCAGGAGCTCGATATGCTCATTTTAGACGAACCTACTAATCACCTGGATCTTCCATCAAGAGAGCAGCTGGAGGAAACCCTTAGTCTGTTTTCAGGGACATTGCTCATTGTCTCCCACGATTACTACTTTTTGGAGAAGCTGGCTGATAGTATGCTGGTCATAGAAGAAGATCAGGTAATTCGCAAATATGGAATGACTTTAAAAGAATGGGAGAAAAAAGATTCTGTAACCGAACCTAAGGATGATAAGGAAAAGCTTCTTATTCTTGAGACCGAACTTTCTGCCGTACTGGGGAAGTTAAGCCTGCTGCAGCCCGGAGATCCGGAGTATACAGAGCTCGATAATAGCTTTAAGCAGCTTATGAGCAGAAAAAAAGAACTAAACAATGGGTAAAGTAAGACATTGATTGAGCCTAATGGTACAATCGATTCAATAAGCATGTCCGAAAATAGTGGGGGCTGAATATGGAAACAATTGTCGAACGGGTGATGGGAATTTTGCCGAATCAAAAACCGGTGATCATAGGGGTCAGCGGAACGAACGGATCAGGATTTGAGACACAAGCCCGGGCACTTCAAGGGGAACTGGTTAAACAGGGGATTCTCGTCCATTTAGAGGAATTAATGGAGGAGCCAGTGGATATTGATCCTGAAAATCCGGCCAAAAGCTGGTACGAACAATCCATGCCGGATCATAAAGCAAATATGGCTATTGAGAACGCAAAGCTTCACCGGGAGCTGGATATCGTCATTGTAAGCGGTGCATTTTTGCTAAAAAATACACTTGATCATTTATATGATACGTCTATCTGGATTGACTGCACAAAGCAAACAGCGAGGGAACGGGAGTACGCAGACGGACAGGTGAACATCGAATGGAAATTCGGTGCCCAGCGAATTCACGAAATCATTGATGAGCCAAAACAAAAAGCCAATCTTATCATCCAGAATGATCCTCGGCTTGAACAGGGTCCCAGAGTTATTCAAGAGGGATTCCATGGAGGGAAATGGCTGAATGAGCCTTCTTCCTGGATGGAAAGGAGCGGATCGCTGACAGTGGAGACGGACCGCCTGACAGACTTTTGGCAAAGAACACATTACGGTTTCAGCAATGATAATGGACATTTTTATTATTTTCAAACCGATCTCGATTTCATGATGACGGTTACTGTAAAAGGAGAACCAATCCATCAATTTGATCAAGCGGGCTTAATGATTCGTGTGGATGAAGACAATTGGCTGAAAACGTCTCTTGAACATGAAGTGAATCAGCATCCAAAGCTTGGAGCAGTGGCAACAAATTTCGGATACAGCGACTGGTCCACTCAGGAAACGGATGAAGCTATTCAAGAACTCACCTACAGAGTAACCAGGACTGGGAATGATTATAAAATCGATGTGCTGCTTAAAGGAAATTGGCAGCAGCTTAGAGTAACAAGACTGCATCATGATGAAAAAAAAGTAATGTGCGGGATCTATTGCTGCAGTCCGATTGAAAAAGGCTTTCATGCAGAATTCAGCAGCTTCAGGCTTGTTGAGTTATTTTAAAGGAAAAGGGCAGTTCGGGAACAGCTTCCCGGCTGCTCTTTTTATTTGAGAACCGATCTACGGGCGGACGATTAAATTTTCTTCCCGCTGATCTCCGTCCGGCAAATTGGCAAACGATACACTCATTCCGCCCAGGATAATCCCTGCCAGCACCAGACTAATCACAATTCTTCTGCCCATATCTCTCATCTCTGCAACCCTCCGCTCATTAAATAAAAAATCCTTCCCCACTATAAAGCGGGGACAAGCTGTTTGGAAAGGGATAAATCTCTTCTTTTTGAAAAATGGGGAAATATACCTGTACCGAGCTGAAATTATGTCCCATAAGAAGGCGGTAAATCGATCTTCTAAAAATTACCTATCGAGAGAAATGGTTAGAGGGGAACGGTTTTTTGGTTCATATAACCGTCGTGGCCATTGGTAATGCATTCTTTTAAAGGTATTCCGCTAAGCCCTTCATCAAAAGCCGTGTCTATGCATGTCATCCTTTCATAGGATACAATGCAAATAGAGCATAGGGATAGGAGGAGAATCATGGAGCCTAAGTGGGTAACGTGGGCGAAGGAGATTCAGTCTCTGTCACAGGCAGGTCTTGCTTATTCAAAGGATCAATTTGATATTGAGCGGTTTGAGCGTCTGCGGGAGCTGAGTCAGGAAATAATGGCTGAATATACAGAAGTGCCGATGGAAAAGCTTCCAGAATTGTTCGCAAACGAAACAGGGTATCAGACGCCTAAAGTGGATGTTAGAGCGGTTGTTTTCAGAGACAACAAGATACTGCTCGTTCGGGAGATGATGGATGGACGCTGGTCGCTGCCTGGAGGATGGGCGGATATCGGGGTAAGTCCGTCGGAAAATGCAGTTAAGGAGGCATTTGAGGAGTCTGGGTTAGAAGTTAAGCCAGTAAGGCTGATTGCGGTGATGGACAAGAAGTGCCATCCTCATCCGCCTGGAGCCTATCATATCTATAAGCTTTTCTTTTTGTGTGAAGAAATAGGGGGCAAGCTCGCAACTGGTTTTGAGACACTGGATGCAGGTTTTTTCGGACTGGATGAACTTCCTGAGCTTTCTGTTGGCAGAATTACAGAAAGCCAGATTAGGATTTTGTTTGAATATGGCTGGGATGCAGGAAAACAGGTGTACTTTGATTAACGACTGTGAAAAGCAGCTGCCTGCTGCTTTTTCTCATTTACAAGCAAAAGAAAGCGACTGACATTAGGCTGAAGGTTGTGTATAATACTTCGTGTACGAAACATTCATATCGATAAGGTGTAGGTGCTGATTTCTTTTTCGTCAGCTTAAAAGGGAAGCCGGTTAAACTCCGGCGCGGTCCCGCCACTGTAAATGGGAGTGACCTGCTTAATCCACTGTGCGGCTTTGCATGGGAAGGAGCGGGGAGCGATGATCATGAGCCAGGAGACCTGCCTCACACCTCGTCACCGCATACCTACGAGGATAGGATGGTGTTACCGTTGACAGGAAAGTCTCTTATTGGCTTATGCAGTCTACATAACATGAACCGTCATCTCCTTTTGCCAGGGAGGTGTTTTTTGTTTTTCGGGAAATTCAGCCAGGCTTGAGCTGGTGATGGCAATGAAATTGAAGAATGATTACGGGGGATAAAAAAATGAATAAGTTCTTATCAGCTTTAACAGCCCTGCTTTTGACAGCGGGTGTCTTAGGGGGCTGTGCATCTGATTCTGCAGCGCCTGAGAAAACAAAGGGACAGCAGGCATCACAGGAAGAAAAGGCAGAGTTTCCAGTTAAAATAAAAGATGCTTCCAATTCAGAAGTGACAATTGAAGAGAAGCCAAAAGAAATTGTTTCTCTAATTCCAAGCAACACGGAAATCGTTTTTTCTATGGGTTTAGGAGATAAAGTTGTTGGCGTAACCGATAACGATAATTACCCGGAAGAAGCTCTTAAGAAAGAAAAAGTTGGAGGAATGGATATTAATGTTGAGAAAATTATTGGCCTCCAGCCTGATTTGGTGCTGGCGCATGAATCAGGGGCGCATAATTCCGCTGATGGACTGAAACAGCTGAAGGATGCAGGAATTGATGTAGTGGTGGTCAATGAGGCACAAAGTTTCGAAGAGGTCTATGAGTCTATGGAAATGATTGGGAAGGCAACTGGAGAAGTTGAGAAGTCTGAGAAAATGATTGATGGAATGAAAAAGGATCTTGCCAATATCGAAGAAAAAGCAGCGAGCATCCCGGATGATCGAAGAAAAAGTGTATTCGTAGAGGTTTCTCCTTCACCGGAGATTTATACAGCAGGCAAAGACACATTCCTTAATGACATATTAACCACGGTCGGAGCTAAAAATGCGGCGGCAGCACTAAGCGGATGGCCAAAAATGACGGAAGAAGCAATTGTTAAATTGAATCCAGATGCCATTGTGACGACCTATGGCTATTATAGTCCGGATCCCATTAAACAGGTGATGAGCCGGAAAGGCTGGGAGAGTGTTGCCGCTATTAAAAATAAAGCAGTTTTTGACGTGCATTCGGATAAAGTTACAAGACCGGGTCCGCGTTTAATTGAAGGAGTAGAGGAACTTGCACACTCAATCTATCCGGACGTTTTTACAAAATAACCGTACCTTTCAATATGCTTTGGCGATCCTTTTTTTAGCGGTCGCCTTTTTAGCTGCCGTTTCTATTGGAACGGCAGCTATTTCTCCAGCTGAAATTGTTTCTGTTCTATTAGGCGGAAATGCGGTTTCTGAGGCAAATGAAAATATATTAATGTCGATTCGTATTCCGCGTGTTCTCCTCGCAGGCCTTGTAGGCGCGGCACTTGCTTTATCCGGCGCCGCCTTCCAGGGGCTGCTGAGAAATCCGTTAGCAGACCCATATACACTAGGCGTTTCTTCAGGTGCATCTCTCGGAGCTGTTAGTGTGATTTATTTTGGATTCCAGGCGTTCGGCAGCTTTTCACTCCCTATCGTCAGCATTGCTTCCGGATTCCTGACAATGTTTGGGGTTCTGGGATTTGCTTATCTTGCTCAGAGAAGAACGTCGATGGAGACGATGATCTTAGCAGGAATTATTTTCAACTCCTTTTTAGGTTCTTTTATCTCCCTGATCATCGCTTTAAGCGGAGAGGAGCTCAGGCAGGTAATGAACTGGCTTCTTGGAAGTGTGTCTATGAGAGGCTGGCCTTACATTTATATGATTCTGCCGTTTACAGCCGCAGGTGCATTCCTGCTCTTTATGCACAGCAGAGAATTAAATGCATTTGCCTTCGGAGAGGAACGGGCACGCCATATTGGAGTAAATGTGAGACGCAAACAGCTTATTATCATCATTTCAGCTTCGATGCTGACTGGCTCTGCGGTTGCGGTATCCGGAACAATCGGTTTTGTCGGACTAGTTATTCCTCATATGACGAGGCTCCTGTGCGGAAGTGATCATCGCCATCTGCTTCCTTTATCGATGATATTCGGAGCTGGATTTCTGATTTTGGCTGATTTGCTGGCAAGGACGGTGATTTCACCGGTAGAGCTACCTATTGGCATCATTACCGCTATTATCGGAGCCCCTGTTTTTGCCGTTATTCTGGCAGCCAAGAAAAGAAGGACATAGGAAAGGAGGCTGGATTATGATTGCAGTTCAGGATCTTGCTGGCGGATATCATCAAGAAAACGTATTGAATAACCTCTCTTTCACTGTAAAGGAAGGGGAGTTCTTCGGTATTCTCGGACCTAATGGCAGCGGGAAAACGACATTGATGAAGATGCTCTCTGGCATTCTGCCGGTGACCAAAGGTTCAATCAAGATAAAAAATAAAAACGTGAAGGCATACTCCAGTAAAGAACTGGCGAAGGTGATGGCTGTTTTGCCCCAGCTTACCCAGACAGCATTTGACATGACGGTAAAGGAAGCGGTCAGTATCGGACGGTACCCGCATCAGGCAAGAATTCTTCCAAGATGGACGGTTGAGGATGAAGAACTCGTGGAGCTCGCGATGAAGGATACAGGAGTCGCCGGGTTTGCCGGGCGTTCAATCCAGAGCTTAAGCGGTGGAGAACAGCAGCGCGTCTTTTTGGCTCAGGCACTTGCACAGGATCCGGATATTTTGCTTTTGGATGAACCGACGAATCATTTAGATCTTGCTTTCCAGCAGAGTCTTCTTTCACGTCTGAAAAGCTGGACAAAGAAAAGGAACTTGACGATCATTTCTATTTTTCATGATTTGAATATGGCCAGCCTGTATTGCGACAGAGTGATGCTTTTGAGCGATGGAGTCATTTCGGACATCGGAACACCGTATGAAGCGCTGCAGGAGCCAACATTAAAAAAGGTGTACAGCGCAGATATTAAACGGCATTATCATCCTTCTCATCAAAGCCCGCAGGTTATTCTGGATTCCCCGGGAGGCCCGGAAAGGCCAGTCAAAATTACAGCGGATTGGCTGTCCATTCACCCTGAGTACATCGCTTTAAAATCACCGGTTCCATTAAAGACACTGTCTTCCGCTGTAGTTCATGCGGGTATAGGCTGGTATACGACCTTTTTAAACAGACATGTCGATGTAAACTACAGCACCGATGATGTAAAGGTGGATTTAATCCGTTTCATCCAGTCAAAAGGCTTTGATCCGAATGAAACGGCCGGGATGATGACGGCGGTTCAGCTAGAGGATGTCAGTGTGAAAATGACGGAGCTTGCTGACTTCTCCATCCTGACAGTTGTGACAGCGGGAACGGGAAATGCAGCAGATGCTTCACTCGGAAAGGATAGACTGAGTGCTTCACAAGGGACGATCAACACTTGGGTATTTGTTAATGGCATCTGCTCTGAGGAAGCATTTATTCAAGCGCTGATTACAGCAACTGAGTCGAAAACGAAGGCTTTGGCAGACCGGTTTATTCAAGATCCTGTAACGAAAACCCTGGCTACTGGAACTACAACGGACAGTGTTCTGATAGCCGCGACACAGCAGGGACAGGAATTGCCTTACGGCGGTCCTGCAACAGAGCTTGGAATGGCTATTGGAAAAAGCGTGTATCATTGCACCATTGATTCAATCGACCGATATTTGGAGAAAAAAAGGCATGCTTGATCATCTGGTGGCTTTAAGTATTGCCGTTATTCTTGACCGGCTAATTGGAGATCCGCCCAAAATGCCTCATCCTGTCAGGTGGTTCGGTAAAATGATTACCATAATGGAAAAGAGGCTGAACAAGGGAAAATACAGGAAGATAAAAGGGATCGTGATGGTGCTGGTTCTCTCCGCAGCAGTCGTCACTGCGGTGGTTGTATTACAGGATTTGTGCTACGCTCTCCATCCTGCAGCCGGAGTACTTTTCCAAGCAGCGGTTATATTTACTGCGATCGCCGGGCGAAGTCTGAAGGAAGCCGCGATGGAAGTGGAAAAACCTTTAAGGTCCGGCTTACTGGAAGAAGCCCGGCTGAAACTTTCCTATATTGTAGGCAGAGATACAGAAGAGCTTCACGAAAGCGAAATTGTGAGAGGAACGGTCGAAACGGTCGCGGAAAATACAAGTGATGGAGTGACGGCACCGTTATTCTGGGCGGCAGCAGGCGGCGCTCCCCTTGCTGTTTTCTACCGTCTTATTAATACCTTGGATTCAATGGTTGGATACAAAAATGAAAGGTATGAAGAATTTGGCTGGGCTTCAGCAAAGCTTGATGATGGACTGAATTGGATACCCGCCAGAATAACGGCTTTTCTGATGCTGCTGGTTCACGGGAAGCTTGGGTTATGGAATCAAGTCTCCATGGATGCAAAGAAACATCCGAGCCCAAACAGCGGCTGGGGGGAAGCTGCTGTTGCATTTATGCTTCATATCGAGCTTGGGGGAGTCAACTTTTATCAGGGTATACGATCAGACAGAGCAAAAATGGGAAAGCCGGAACGGAAGCTGAAAAGGGTCCACATCATTCAATCTGTTGAAATGATGGAAAGAACGGTATTTGCGTTTATTGTTTTCTTATGGATTGGAGGAATGCTTGTTGAATTTGCCCCATCATGGTTCTAACCCGCAGCACGTTTATCATCGCGCTCATATGATTCCCCCTGATAAAATCATAGATTTCAGCGTAAACACGAATCCACTTGGTCCTCCGTCATTTATAAAAGAAAACTGGCTGGATTATTTGCAGTATATTAACGATTATCCTGATCCTGAAGCAGCTGCTCTTGTACAGGCCCTTTCTGAAAAAGAGCAGCTGCCGGCAGAGTGCATTCTGCCAGGGAACGGTGCTGCAGAACTTATTTTTATTCTGGCTCAGCTGTTAAAGGATGAACAGGTGCTGATTGCAGAACCAGCTTTTTCGGAATACCGCCAGGCATTGGAGGTACAAGGTGCAGTCATCGACTCACTTGTTTTGAAAGAGGAGAATGGCTGGGACCTTGATGAACGGATTTTTCAGAAGATGCAAGGGAAAAAGGCTGTGTTTATCTGCAATCCAAGTAACCCGACTGGGAGAGTTTACAGCCGGGCTCTGCTCCTTGACGTAATCGAACAGGCAAAAAAAACAGGAACCCTTATTATCTGTGATGAGGCATTTTACGATTTCACAGCGGAGAGTCATTCACTCTCAGGGGACCTTAGCCGTTATCCGAATTTGGTTATTTTACGATCCGTTACCAAAATGTATGCTCTCGCTGGAATCAGGCTCGGATATGTGATGGCATCCGCTTATATGATTGAGAAGCTAAAGAGAAGACAGCCGCATTGGAGTGTGAATGCACTGGCGCAGAGGATGGGGATTGCCTGTGCAAAGGATACAGATCATGCTGAGAAGACGAGAGGATGGATCGCATCTGAACGGGAAAGAGTGAAGCACGAGCTCGCTTCCATAGGAATGACGGTTTACCCGAGCTCCACCAACTATTATTTGATTGCAGCGCCCAAGGAAAAAGAACTTTTCCCCTATTTGCTGAAAAAAGGCATCGTCACGAGGCATACAGAAAATTTTGCCGGATTGGACGGAAACTTTCTCCGGATTGCCGTGAAGCTTCCTGATGAAAATCATGCACTTATTGAGGCACTTCGGGAGTGGAAGGGATGCTGATTTTTATATCAGGAGGGGTAAGGAGCGGCAAGTCATCATTTGCTGAACGCTTTGCAGAGGAAGCTGCAGCAGGCACTGGGAAATTAAATTATATTGCGGCTGGACGGGCTTCAGACAAGGAGATGGAACATCGGATTGCCATGCATCAATTGAAGCGCAATGACTCTCAGAAATCATGGCAGACGTTTGAGAAGCAGCGGAATCTTCATGAGCTTGCTCCTCACTTCAGCCGTAATGATATCCTTGTCCTGGATTGCCTCACTACTTGGCTGAATAATGAAATGTTTGCCCCCGATCCGCCTGAAGATCCTGTAATTCATATGATGATGGGCATTCGAATGCTCCGTCAATCGTGCGGTATGCTGATTACCGTTTCAAATGAGCTGTCATATGATGCACATCTATATGAAGAGTCTGTTTTGGATTACATAAAAGGCTTGGGAAGACTTCATCAGGCTGCTGTAAAGGAAGCTGATGCGGCATACTTGGTGGAGAATGGATTGGCCATTCTGAAAAAGGGGGGTCAACAGTGAAAGGACTAATGCTCCAAGATACCTCCTCCAGTAAAAGAAAAAGCCCTTTTTTATCCGCCATTTGCAATAAGCGTCCCCTGTTTTACAATGGCAGCACCGGATGGCTTTACAAGCTAAGCATAGCAAAAGGGCTGAATCCAGCTCCAGAATTAAATTTGGAAGCAGTCAAGCATATTCGCTGCAAACTGCCTGCAGATCAAGTTAAAAAGCACTTGGACGTGAAAAAATTGATGCGCACAGCTGAAGGCGGGTGTAAGGAGTGATAAAGAGAATAGAAGGCATACTGATAGCCATTCAATTTTTTACGGCTGTTCCAGTAAAAAAATCCTTTGAGCTGGATGAAAAAAGAGTGCTTTTTGCTGTTCAATGGCTTCCGTTCGTAGGTCTGTTAATCGGTGCTGTCCTGTCTGGAATGCTTTGGCTTGTCCTGATGTTCACTCCATTTTCAATGCCCGCTGCCGCATTCATCATTTGGCTGGCAGCCATTTTACTGACCGGAGGATTGCATCTTGACGGCTGGATGGACTCAAGTGATGCTTATTTTTCATACAGAGACAGGGAGAAGCGGCTTGAAATTATGAAGGACCCGCGGACAGGAGCCTTCGGAGTTTTATCTGTTATCATTTTACTGGCAGCACGATTTCTTTTCATTTATGAGGTGATTGAAGGACTGCAGTGGAGAGACTATTTCCTGATATTAGCTATCCCAATGCTATCCCGAACAGGAATGGGTGCACTCCTCGCGGCCGTTCCCTCCGTAAAGTCAGAGGGGTTAGCCTATTTCTTTCAAAAGGATTTGAAAAGAAATAAGGTATTGCGGTCGTACTTCACGGTTTTTCTGGCGGCGGCCGCAGTTTTTTATATGGTCGAGCCTTTATTATCTCTGTACCTTGCTATACTTGCCGCCCTGCTTGTAGGATTCACCTTTGCAGCAAAAGCCTTTATTAAAAAAGAATTCGGCGGTGTGACCGGAGATTTGCTCGGGGCAGCAGCTGAAGGAGGAGAAACATGTTTATGGATGGGTTTGTGGCTGTTACATTACTACGTCATGGCCTGACTGAAAAAAATAGCCGGCATGCCTACATCGGCTGGACAGACGATTCTTTATCCGAGGAAGGAAAATCCTCCTTGGCTGCAGTTAGCCTGCCTAAACCTGACGCATTGTTTACAAGTGGAATGCTGCGGACCAATGAGACGGCGCACCTGCTTTTTCCAGGACTAAAGAAAACGGAGATTCTGGATTTAAAGGAATATCACTTCGGCAGCTGGGAAGGTCGAACATATGCTGAATTAAAGGATGATCGTGAGTATCAGCATTGGCTTGAAAACATGGAAAATCATGCTCCTCCGGGAGGTGAAAGCTTGCAGGTATTTAAGAAAAGGGTGATGAATGGGTGGGGAAAAGTCCGTAATTCCCTGCTCAATGACGAAGCAGATACA
Protein-coding regions in this window:
- the abc-f gene encoding ribosomal protection-like ABC-F family protein, translating into MLLMKIRNVKKSFGDRDILTGINLDIALGDRIGLAGYNGTGKTTFAKLLAGILSMDEGYIDVFGKKVKIGYLQQSVDYTDDSLKVQHHSKEWLKSAKMLGIGSLEDHRERRHLSGGEKLKVALTNVLQGNPDLLILDEPTNHMDLRGIKWLTSELQRFSGTVLIISHDRYFLDQTVTRIEELHDGKLISYEGNYSDYRKEKQRRFEIQERDYEKQQRYKKRIEGQMENLKSWSEKAHRDSTKSKTNEKLPMGYKETQRVKAKKMDIQIRSKMKRLNAEMEKNKVEKPKEDTSVYFDFNASQKRGKRILEATNAAKAFGSRTLFHQSHFYMKHGEKAALLGPNGSGKTTFLNILLGKEELSEGEIWFSHSLKIGYLSQEVEDLNVNLTPIQALGLTDRDTKSRAMDISAHLGLSEMMDRKIEELSLGQRTRVKLIGLLLQELDMLILDEPTNHLDLPSREQLEETLSLFSGTLLIVSHDYYFLEKLADSMLVIEEDQVIRKYGMTLKEWEKKDSVTEPKDDKEKLLILETELSAVLGKLSLLQPGDPEYTELDNSFKQLMSRKKELNNG
- a CDS encoding DUF1349 domain-containing protein codes for the protein METIVERVMGILPNQKPVIIGVSGTNGSGFETQARALQGELVKQGILVHLEELMEEPVDIDPENPAKSWYEQSMPDHKANMAIENAKLHRELDIVIVSGAFLLKNTLDHLYDTSIWIDCTKQTAREREYADGQVNIEWKFGAQRIHEIIDEPKQKANLIIQNDPRLEQGPRVIQEGFHGGKWLNEPSSWMERSGSLTVETDRLTDFWQRTHYGFSNDNGHFYYFQTDLDFMMTVTVKGEPIHQFDQAGLMIRVDEDNWLKTSLEHEVNQHPKLGAVATNFGYSDWSTQETDEAIQELTYRVTRTGNDYKIDVLLKGNWQQLRVTRLHHDEKKVMCGIYCCSPIEKGFHAEFSSFRLVELF
- a CDS encoding protein YkpC (YkpC, a protein of only 43 or 44 amino acids, is found broadly in the genus Bacillus.), with amino-acid sequence MRDMGRRIVISLVLAGIILGGMSVSFANLPDGDQREENLIVRP
- a CDS encoding NUDIX hydrolase, whose amino-acid sequence is MEPKWVTWAKEIQSLSQAGLAYSKDQFDIERFERLRELSQEIMAEYTEVPMEKLPELFANETGYQTPKVDVRAVVFRDNKILLVREMMDGRWSLPGGWADIGVSPSENAVKEAFEESGLEVKPVRLIAVMDKKCHPHPPGAYHIYKLFFLCEEIGGKLATGFETLDAGFFGLDELPELSVGRITESQIRILFEYGWDAGKQVYFD
- a CDS encoding ABC transporter substrate-binding protein, which produces MNKFLSALTALLLTAGVLGGCASDSAAPEKTKGQQASQEEKAEFPVKIKDASNSEVTIEEKPKEIVSLIPSNTEIVFSMGLGDKVVGVTDNDNYPEEALKKEKVGGMDINVEKIIGLQPDLVLAHESGAHNSADGLKQLKDAGIDVVVVNEAQSFEEVYESMEMIGKATGEVEKSEKMIDGMKKDLANIEEKAASIPDDRRKSVFVEVSPSPEIYTAGKDTFLNDILTTVGAKNAAAALSGWPKMTEEAIVKLNPDAIVTTYGYYSPDPIKQVMSRKGWESVAAIKNKAVFDVHSDKVTRPGPRLIEGVEELAHSIYPDVFTK
- a CDS encoding FecCD family ABC transporter permease gives rise to the protein MHTQSIRTFLQNNRTFQYALAILFLAVAFLAAVSIGTAAISPAEIVSVLLGGNAVSEANENILMSIRIPRVLLAGLVGAALALSGAAFQGLLRNPLADPYTLGVSSGASLGAVSVIYFGFQAFGSFSLPIVSIASGFLTMFGVLGFAYLAQRRTSMETMILAGIIFNSFLGSFISLIIALSGEELRQVMNWLLGSVSMRGWPYIYMILPFTAAGAFLLFMHSRELNAFAFGEERARHIGVNVRRKQLIIIISASMLTGSAVAVSGTIGFVGLVIPHMTRLLCGSDHRHLLPLSMIFGAGFLILADLLARTVISPVELPIGIITAIIGAPVFAVILAAKKRRT
- a CDS encoding adenosylcobinamide amidohydrolase, yielding MIAVQDLAGGYHQENVLNNLSFTVKEGEFFGILGPNGSGKTTLMKMLSGILPVTKGSIKIKNKNVKAYSSKELAKVMAVLPQLTQTAFDMTVKEAVSIGRYPHQARILPRWTVEDEELVELAMKDTGVAGFAGRSIQSLSGGEQQRVFLAQALAQDPDILLLDEPTNHLDLAFQQSLLSRLKSWTKKRNLTIISIFHDLNMASLYCDRVMLLSDGVISDIGTPYEALQEPTLKKVYSADIKRHYHPSHQSPQVILDSPGGPERPVKITADWLSIHPEYIALKSPVPLKTLSSAVVHAGIGWYTTFLNRHVDVNYSTDDVKVDLIRFIQSKGFDPNETAGMMTAVQLEDVSVKMTELADFSILTVVTAGTGNAADASLGKDRLSASQGTINTWVFVNGICSEEAFIQALITATESKTKALADRFIQDPVTKTLATGTTTDSVLIAATQQGQELPYGGPATELGMAIGKSVYHCTIDSIDRYLEKKRHA
- the cbiB gene encoding adenosylcobinamide-phosphate synthase CbiB, whose protein sequence is MLDHLVALSIAVILDRLIGDPPKMPHPVRWFGKMITIMEKRLNKGKYRKIKGIVMVLVLSAAVVTAVVVLQDLCYALHPAAGVLFQAAVIFTAIAGRSLKEAAMEVEKPLRSGLLEEARLKLSYIVGRDTEELHESEIVRGTVETVAENTSDGVTAPLFWAAAGGAPLAVFYRLINTLDSMVGYKNERYEEFGWASAKLDDGLNWIPARITAFLMLLVHGKLGLWNQVSMDAKKHPSPNSGWGEAAVAFMLHIELGGVNFYQGIRSDRAKMGKPERKLKRVHIIQSVEMMERTVFAFIVFLWIGGMLVEFAPSWF
- the cobD gene encoding threonine-phosphate decarboxylase CobD, which translates into the protein MNLPHHGSNPQHVYHRAHMIPPDKIIDFSVNTNPLGPPSFIKENWLDYLQYINDYPDPEAAALVQALSEKEQLPAECILPGNGAAELIFILAQLLKDEQVLIAEPAFSEYRQALEVQGAVIDSLVLKEENGWDLDERIFQKMQGKKAVFICNPSNPTGRVYSRALLLDVIEQAKKTGTLIICDEAFYDFTAESHSLSGDLSRYPNLVILRSVTKMYALAGIRLGYVMASAYMIEKLKRRQPHWSVNALAQRMGIACAKDTDHAEKTRGWIASERERVKHELASIGMTVYPSSTNYYLIAAPKEKELFPYLLKKGIVTRHTENFAGLDGNFLRIAVKLPDENHALIEALREWKGC
- a CDS encoding bifunctional adenosylcobinamide kinase/adenosylcobinamide-phosphate guanylyltransferase; its protein translation is MLIFISGGVRSGKSSFAERFAEEAAAGTGKLNYIAAGRASDKEMEHRIAMHQLKRNDSQKSWQTFEKQRNLHELAPHFSRNDILVLDCLTTWLNNEMFAPDPPEDPVIHMMMGIRMLRQSCGMLITVSNELSYDAHLYEESVLDYIKGLGRLHQAAVKEADAAYLVENGLAILKKGGQQ
- the cobS gene encoding adenosylcobinamide-GDP ribazoletransferase codes for the protein MIKRIEGILIAIQFFTAVPVKKSFELDEKRVLFAVQWLPFVGLLIGAVLSGMLWLVLMFTPFSMPAAAFIIWLAAILLTGGLHLDGWMDSSDAYFSYRDREKRLEIMKDPRTGAFGVLSVIILLAARFLFIYEVIEGLQWRDYFLILAIPMLSRTGMGALLAAVPSVKSEGLAYFFQKDLKRNKVLRSYFTVFLAAAAVFYMVEPLLSLYLAILAALLVGFTFAAKAFIKKEFGGVTGDLLGAAAEGGETCLWMGLWLLHYYVMA
- a CDS encoding histidine phosphatase family protein, whose protein sequence is MFMDGFVAVTLLRHGLTEKNSRHAYIGWTDDSLSEEGKSSLAAVSLPKPDALFTSGMLRTNETAHLLFPGLKKTEILDLKEYHFGSWEGRTYAELKDDREYQHWLENMENHAPPGGESLQVFKKRVMNGWGKVRNSLLNDEADTAAIVSHGGPLRQLLTLLSGDGRAFWEWTVSPGTGYELIWTKDSFRRGEPCASLRAVPSTARLNG